One window from the genome of Diospyros lotus cultivar Yz01 chromosome 11, ASM1463336v1, whole genome shotgun sequence encodes:
- the LOC127812991 gene encoding aspartyl protease family protein At5g10770-like has protein sequence MATASTATPLSSNSHRRLLLLSLLFILCFSSDKGYALRAGGEEEALQTHHHTVPLSSLLPASTCTPSTQGKKGKASVKVVHWHGPCSTLKQKEATAPTPAQILSHDQSRVKSIQSQVNSGRSKIDYSQAATLPAKSGSSIGSPNYIVTVGLGTPKKDFSLVFDTGSDLTWIQCQPCAGSCYKQKDPIFDPSLSKSYKNVTCDSSQCSLLTSATGNEPICSISTCIYDIHYGDRSFSMGYFASETLTLTPTDVFPGFLFGCGENNRGLFNGAAGLLGLGRDKLSLISQTESKYGKYFSYCLPSTSSGTGHLTFGKGGISGNPKFTTLSINPQGPSFYFITIIAIKVGGKILPISQSVFTTAGTIIDSGTVITRLPPGAYTPLKTAFRQQMTKYPLTDPVSILDTCYDLSNYTTVTVPIINFYFAGNTEVPLDLSGILYFASPSQVCLAFAGNGDASDLGIFGNVQQRTLDVVYDVAGGKLGFGPGGCS, from the exons ATGGCCACTGCCAGTACTGCTACTCCACTTTCCTCCAATTCCCatcgtcgtcttcttcttctttctcttctcttcattCTGTGTTTCTCATCAGATAAGGGCTATGCTCTGAGAGctggtggagaagaagaagctctTCAAACTCACCACCACACAGTTCCACTCAGTTCTCTTCTCCCAGCTTCTACTTGCACCCCCTCCACCCAAg GAAAGAAGGGAAAGGCATCAGTGAAAGTGGTTCACTGGCATGGCCCATGCTCTACTCTCAAACAGAAGGAAGCCACGGCTCCCACTCCGGCTCAGATTCTGAGTCACGACCAGTCCCGAGTCAAATCAATCCAATCCCAAGTCAACTCCGGCCGGTCCAAGATCGACTACTCCCAAGCCGCCACCCTCCCGGCCAAGTCCGGCAGCTCCATCGGCTCCCCCAACTACATCGTCACCGTCGGGCTGGGCACGCCGAAGAAGGACTTCTCTCTGGTCTTCGACACCGGCAGCGACCTCACCTGGATACAGTGCCAGCCGTGCGCCGGTTCCTGCTACAAACAGAAAGACCCCATCTTCGATCCTTCCCTCTCCAAATCCTACAAAAACGTCACCTGCGACTCGTCCCAGTGCTCCCTGCTCACCTCCGCCACCGGGAACGAGCCCATCTGCTCCATCTCCACCTGCATCTACGATATCCACTACGGCGACCGGTCCTTCTCCATGGG GTACTTCGCCAGCGAGACGCTGACGCTAACGCCCACCGACGTATTCCCCGGATTCCTCTTCGGCTGCGGTGAAAATAATCGCGGACTTTTCAACGGCGCCGCCGGATTGCTTGGCCTCGGCCGCGATAAACTGTCGCTCATCTCACAAACTGAATCCAAGTACGGAAAATACTTCTCCTACTGTCTTCCATCCACCTCCAGCGGCACCGGCCACCTGACGTTCGGAAAAGGAGGAATCTCCGGGAACCCAAAGTTCACAACTTTGTCCATAAACCCTCAAGGCCCTTCGTTTTACTTCATCACCATTATCGCCATTAAAGTGGGCGGAAAGATTCTACCCATCTCCCAGTCGGTGTTCACGACCGCCGGCACGATCATCGACTCCGGCACCGTCATCACCCGGCTGCCGCCGGGGGCCTATACACCCCTCAAAACAGCTTTCCGGCAACAAATGACGAAGTACCCATTAACCGATCCCGTGTCCATTCTGGATACGTGCTATGATCTGAGCAATTACACCACCGTGACTGTCCCGATCATAAACTTCTATTTCGCCGGAAACACCGAGGTTCCCCTGGACCTGTCTGGGATTCTCTACTTCGCAAGTCCGTCTCAGGTTTGCTTGGCGTTCGCCGGGAACGGCGATGCCTCAGACTTGGGGATCTTCGGGAACGTTCAGCAGCGGACATTGGATGTTGTTTACGATGTTGCAGGAGGGAAACTAGGGTTTGGACCAGGAGGGTGTTCTTAA